A single window of Vanessa atalanta chromosome 27, ilVanAtal1.2, whole genome shotgun sequence DNA harbors:
- the LOC125074233 gene encoding uncharacterized protein LOC125074233, with amino-acid sequence MPKHRKNQNWKSRNQIDGFQIRYYDTEPFNCGQNFDYSQYYNDPIPIQLPSCVVKDKKVNKNVEVKMTPENNNELRTIKREDLYRSPEVQSYMHNNRFLSYKLSNLKNDMKYWRKEEDMPVPPEVPEKGKSRRKHNKKKNEFEKKLNKMLAKPAEISKGKSMLEKMGWKGGGLGKDGAGILEPIIPKATYATKTFGLGHVTEPEQVEERDDDLEFNNYFRTNVLLHILGFIKNDLEVDLLFDAALWRCERKRVHNIVQELRKCEIVEELAYDNPIDTAIAGDIIRDNMYLLVTKSAGKAPNRQLCLFKDAPAHIYLIVPDDLKDVVVDEKSNKKYVKISKKESEIERFTKQVKALEVKNDETNANQRTKSETDPPRSILGKLVDYFKEFSENTNYTEYRLLGSFDNDEANAIKFFFEICSKRDTARCDERDELLEALNDALLQFEVKEDRDGRLVIYKHERTHQLQPQENMFI; translated from the exons ATGCCGAAACATCGTAAAAATCAAAACTGGAAATCACGTAATCAAATAGATGGCTTTCAGATACGCTATTATGATACTGAACCATTCAACTGTGGtcaaaattttgattattcCCAATATTACAATGATCCCATCCCAATTCAATTGCCTTCATGTGTAGTCaaagataaaaaagttaataaaaatgtcgAAGTAAAAATGACACCAGAAAACAATAATGAACTAAGGACAATAAAAAGGGAAGATTTATATAGAAGTCCTGAAGTGCAGTCATATATGCAtaataatag ATTCCTcagttataaattaagtaatttaaaaaacgatatGAAGTATTGGAGAAAAGAAGAAGATATGCCTGTCCCTCCAGAAGTGCCGGAGAAAGGGAAGTCAAGAAGaaagcataataaaaaaaagaatgaatttgaaaagaaattaaataaaatgcttgCAAAACCAGCTGAGATAAGCAAGggtaaaag TATGTTGGAAAAAATGGGATGGAAAGGCGGTGGCCTCGGTAAAGACGGAGCAGGAATATTGGAACCAATAATACCAAAAGCAACTTat GCGACGAAGACGTTCGGTCTCGGTCACGTGACAGAACCGGAGCAGGTCGAAGAACGCGACGACGATCTGGAGTTCAATAACTATTTCCGAACGAATGTACTCTTACATATACTGGGATTCATTAAGAACGATCTGGAAGTGGATCTGTTGTTCGATGCCGCGTTGTGGAGGTGCGAGAGGAAACGGGTACATAACATCGTTCAGGAATTACGGAAATGTGAAATTGTCGAAGAGCTGGCGTACGATAATCCGATTGATACGGCAATAGCCGGTGATATTATAAGGgataatatgtatttgttgGTCACGAAGAGCGCCGGGAAGGCCCCCAATCG GCAATTATGTCTTTTCAAGGACGCGCCTGCGCATATTTACCTTATCGTACCGGATGATCTGAAAGACGTGGTAGTCGACGAAAAAAGCAACAAGAAATAcgttaaaatatccaaaaaagaATCTGAAATCGAACGATTCACGAAGCAAGTGAAAGCTCTCGAGGTTAAAAACGACGAAACAAATGCAAATCAACGGACGAAATCTGAAACAGATCCTCCGAGAAGCATCCTCGGGAAATTGGTAGATTATTTCAAAGAATTCTCGGAGAACACGAATTATACCGAATATAGATTGTTAGGGTCGTTCGATAACGACGAAGCGAAtgctataaagttttttttcgaaatatgtTCGAAAAGAGATACGGCGCGATGCGATGAGAGGGACGAATTGTTGGAGGCGCTGAATGATGCTCTTTTGCAGTTCGAAGTTAAAGAAGATCGGGACGGTCGACTTGT aatttacAAGCACGAAAGGACCCATCAATTACAGCCACaggaaaatatgtttatttaa